The following coding sequences lie in one Terriglobales bacterium genomic window:
- a CDS encoding aminotransferase class V-fold PLP-dependent enzyme, translating to MADDLLRYRSHFPILERTTYLISNSLGAMPRGVYDAMKDYADGWNHRGVRAWEEAWWMLAVEVGNQLGGIVNAAKDSVSVHQNVTTTEAIVASCFDFSGKRNKVVYDDLNFPSIMYFWEAQRTRGARVQVVKTDDGVHVPLERLLDAIDEETLLVPISHVIFRSSYLQDAPAIIEKAHKVGAMVLLDVFQSAGSVPIDVQALNTDFATGGVLKWLCGGPGVGYLYVRPDLGKKLEPKLTGWFAHKDSFAFAPAPIVYADPPFRFMNGTTHIPALYACRPGLKIIREAGVERIREKSQRQTTKLMQMAEQRGWRVNTPRDPARRGGTVSIDMPNAPEVCKELLKRDILVDYRPKAGVRMAPHFYTADEEIDRAIAAVEEILADMGVATR from the coding sequence ATGGCCGACGATCTGCTCCGCTACCGCTCCCACTTCCCCATCCTGGAGCGCACCACCTACCTGATCAGCAACTCGCTGGGCGCCATGCCGCGCGGCGTGTACGACGCTATGAAGGACTATGCCGACGGCTGGAACCATCGCGGGGTCCGCGCCTGGGAGGAGGCCTGGTGGATGCTGGCGGTCGAGGTCGGGAACCAGCTCGGGGGCATCGTCAACGCGGCGAAGGATTCCGTCTCGGTGCATCAGAACGTGACCACCACGGAGGCCATCGTCGCCTCCTGTTTCGACTTCAGCGGCAAGCGCAACAAGGTGGTGTACGACGACCTGAATTTCCCCTCCATCATGTACTTCTGGGAGGCGCAGCGGACGCGGGGCGCCCGGGTGCAGGTGGTCAAGACCGACGACGGCGTGCACGTGCCGCTGGAGCGCCTGCTCGATGCCATCGACGAGGAGACGCTGCTGGTGCCCATCTCGCACGTCATCTTCCGCAGCTCGTACCTGCAGGACGCTCCGGCGATCATCGAGAAAGCGCACAAGGTCGGGGCCATGGTGCTGCTCGACGTGTTCCAGTCCGCCGGCTCGGTCCCCATCGACGTGCAGGCGCTGAACACCGACTTCGCCACCGGCGGCGTGCTCAAGTGGCTGTGCGGCGGACCCGGTGTCGGCTACCTCTACGTGCGCCCCGACCTGGGGAAGAAGCTGGAGCCCAAGCTGACCGGATGGTTCGCCCACAAAGACTCATTCGCCTTCGCGCCTGCGCCCATCGTGTACGCCGACCCTCCCTTCCGCTTCATGAACGGCACCACCCATATTCCGGCGCTATACGCCTGCCGTCCGGGGCTGAAGATCATCCGCGAGGCCGGGGTGGAGCGCATCCGCGAAAAATCGCAGCGGCAGACCACGAAGCTGATGCAGATGGCCGAGCAGCGCGGCTGGCGGGTAAACACCCCGCGCGATCCCGCGCGGCGCGGCGGCACCGTGTCCATCGACATGCCCAACGCCCCGGAGGTCTGCAAGGAACTGCTCAAGCGCGACATCCTGGTGGACTATCGCCCCAAGGCCGGCGTCCGCATGGCGCCGCACTTCTACACCGCGGATGAGGAGATCGATCGCGCCATCGCTGCGGTGGAGGAGATCCTGGCCGACATGGGCGTGGCCACCCGCTAA